The Periophthalmus magnuspinnatus isolate fPerMag1 chromosome 17, fPerMag1.2.pri, whole genome shotgun sequence sequence CTGTCTCATCTTATACCGACACATTTGCTCAAGCCACAACACATTAAAGAAACAAATATACCACTGAATAGCAGTATGGAGACAATAATAAAGTACAAGCAGTTTATTACTTTAGTGAAAATGCAGTTACCTGTTCAAACTCCTTGAGTGTGTGGAGCTGAAGGGGAGGACCATTGTCTGTTTCATCACTACACAGTTCTACAcaagaaaagcacaaaatgtGAGATTGATATCCATTTAGTGGTGTTATAATAGCAAGTGTTAAGTGCATTGAAATATACCTGACATGTGACTTGTGATGTTGGATGATTCCTCCTCCACAGCACTATAAAGATGTATAGAATAAAGAATGCATCACAAAaagtgttattttgttttttccgGACATAACAATGTAATAATGCAAACAGATTGTTTCTAAAATAGAAAAAGCTCTCAAAGAAATTAAGGACCACTAAAAGCTGAGACACTTATAGATCCCATTTGCCCATCTTTGGGCAATTTGATGTCCCCCGGGAAACCCAGCAGGAGATAATGGGATGAGTCCTGGGGGTCAAAGATCATGGCAACCACACCAGACAAATGGCTCTCAGACAGTCCAATAGTTTTGATTAAGGTTGTATTTAGGCAAAAGCATTATAGATTAGGGgtatgcaaaaatatcaaaatattgtgTGACATTTATTACAGGCCTGTGTGCCATGTGTTGTGTACTGTATCAAATCCTGAGGGACCCTGAGCCTGTGATTCCTAGCCCAGCCAAAATGAAAGCAGGCCAAATATGCCTTTACCCCTtttagataataaaaaaatgttgttttatgaatTATTTGTTGCTGGTCTTTGTCTGTCATACTCCCATGACAGCTGACAACTGTAAAGTCTGCATTCAAACTCCAGGTGGACAACAAGTTTACACAGCACATTTCTGTCTGAACATGTCCCCTCTTTTGTCATGTTGTCACAGATGGAGGACTGTGTGTGGCAGTATTCTCCGGTGTGGCCAGTTTTATATTGGCTGGTGCTCGATGCCGATGTTCctttacatttttcataatgCTGCGGAATAGCCTATTTCACAATGTAGGCCAGAAACCTGACCAGCTTATAGTGAGGCACAGACGTGTAGCCAGCACAAACACGGACTGGGCACAGCTCAGATAGCACTGAGCTAGTGTGGAAAATGTGTCAATAAATGACCTCGATACATGATCAATAGTGCAGACTGCAGCCCCCAGTGCACCGTCCTCCAGCTATAAGGCCTTATCTACACATCTGTGCCTCTTAAACACATAGTACACAGCACAATCAAGGGCCAAATGCAAATGAGTACGACAGAATTATCTAGCCTTGGTCTGTCTGCAGAGACACTAAATTAGCTGTAAATGCCGCGACATTGCATTGTTGTAGCTCACATCCAATGAGCGCGCCTCTTCCGCTGCGGTGCCCACGCACACACCATCTATGTCCCCCACACACCATCTATGTCCCCCACACACCATCTGCATCTCACCTCTGCCTCTCAGCCTGTCCGGGCTCCGGGGATGTTGAGCTCCAATCCATAAGATTTGTccttttgtcaaaaaatatccATCTCGACACCCTCCCACTTGTCCGTGCGTTTGTCTTTACGCAGTGAGCGCGACTCAGGAGCTCAGCGTTTGTCCCACTGACGCTGAGGGGGCGTGTGCGCCTTCAAACTGTGCTCCTCAGGTCACACAAAAGCGGGGTTTGCAAATCTTTTCACGTGAGGGACACCCTGCTGTTAAAGCAGCGGACATAAAGTGAGGTGAGAAGATTCACTCTTACATTTAAAAGACAAGGCTATAATGAGCCCTGAACATTATAGTGTGGCGCACAATGATTAGCCCAGCTCGATGTGTTTTCATCCTGTGGTTTTAGTTTTTAGGGTAGTCTGTAGCCTACTTATAATCTCGTCTGATTAATGGCCGTCACGAGGAAAAGAGATTGTTTTGTCAGTTAATGAGATCAGACACATATTTTCAGCCTGAGTAAAAAGATGATAAGAGATGAGACACTCTCAGTTGTTAACAGAAAAGTTTAACTCTCTTGCAAGTTATTTTAACGCAAACACAAAGACCTAAGTGTTTTATAATAAATCCAAGCAAAGTATTCAGTAAAGTACCTGCCATGACCCAGGGTGAGTGTGAGGATCACACATTGGCCAGTAGAGTGCGCTATAGCGCTGTAGTTTTATAAACATGTGTCTGCTTTGGAAACGAGTTTTACAATTTAGAAGGTTGAAAGTTGAAAAGATCCATTCTTTGAAGGAAATATGCAGTTAAACAAGTATTACTCTGCATTTTAGTCCAATATTCTAGAAATATGGAAGGATTTAGCCATGTGACCTTGATAGCTTTTTCCGTGTGTCGTTCAATTAGAACATGGTAAATAAAAGTTAATTCTGCATACAGTACATACTTTATTCATTCTGCATACAGTACCTGCTGTATTCATTCTACACACAGTACATACTGAACCACTGGCCGCTGGTATTGTTGCAGAAGCAGCTCTGGTCTGTGGCTGCTGTAAGTGCCTGAACAGACACTAGATGTCCCCATAAAACAACACAAGAGTCTGGAATGGTCCACTGTGGGCTATTTAATGATAATTACACAAAACTAGAAAACTACTTAAAAGACCTATTTGTAGCATCAGATTTACTTTAAATTTAAGTAAGAACTGGACAAATGATGTATCAGAAAGCCATGAAccattttatgttatgttttacgTTAatatttgtgtcatgttttattcCCTCAGTTTAGGTCCTCTTTCCAAACACCACCCGAGGGGAACTTCTGCTTGACCGTGCCTCTACCACATCTGAGATGATCCAGATGGCTGGAGCTCTGATGAAATCTTTGTCAAAGGAATTCTTCTCCTCAGCCCTGGCCATCGCCTCCAGCTCAGGTGATGTCTCTGGACACCAGTCTGCCATAAACTTATCTTTAGCTTCACAGTAGTTTACCTCAATCTCCTCAGGTTGAGCCCCAAACAAACAATCTAGATGCAAAAAACTATAGTTGACATTGGAAATGAACTGAAAGCTTAATCATTAAAATGCACTAACCTGCACAGTCATGAATGAGGTCTTTAATGAGGTGTCCAATGATGGCATAAAGGACAGACAGCACAATAAACACAGCGATGAGCAGGTACAGGACATATGTGGGCATGTGAATGGCATCTCGAGATGGGGGGACGTAGCTCTCAAAAAACACTGTCCCATCTTCTTCTTTGAAATGAACCTTCAGGTTATTCACTGGTACACCAAGTGTTTCCGACATCCTCTATAAGCAGATCTGTATTGAGTCTTGAAAAAAGTCACCAGAATTACCATGTATCACATTTTACCATATTGTTTAAGAAGAAACATACTTACAGGTATAGCAGCCTGAAATGAGCCTTcttataaagtataaagtacaatATTCACCGCTgttgacattttattattttcctttAGCGCTCCCCTAATGCTCTACCTGTCTGCTCATGCAGACTGCACAGATGGAAACCAGATAAGCTGCTTCTGGGTGCATTCAGGATCATTCAAAGCCTGTGAGCAACATCCTTTAACAAAGACACCTTTCATGTCACAAAATCATTCATATTTATTATCAGCCATAAAAATACACCCCAAATATTTTGTTTCCCAACTTAACGCAGACCATGTTGACAACCTATCATTTCCATATAtattataaagtaaaaattgttttgtcttgtgtggAGCTTGGCTGTGCAGTTCATCAAATTTTAGTCAGTAAAATCATGTGGTTAGGAGCAGAGCACAGACCGTTTTTTGTTCAAAGGCAATGAGTAAAAGTTTGcattgtttatgttcaagaaattaatattgaaagtaattttttatttgtttttaatgaaacaaaatctaATTGAATACAAATCATGTTTGATCAACAATAAAAAAGATGTGTCTTTGTCATATCGTCCAGCTCTAACTTTGAGtctgttaaaaacataaaacaactttgtatcttttattattaccattattaacTATCTTATTTTCCATTGACTGAGATATGTAATAATCAAGGACATTTACTAACAAGGTCAGTGAGGATAATATGAGCAGGTATTAGAGAAAGGTAAGATGGATTAAAGACAGCAGACAAGCCTCACTGgtgttattcatttgtttactgAAGGGAAGATTAGTCCAACATCAGGCAAACAGGCAAATTACAATTGTGTTCTTTTGAAAGACATTGCTGCTAAGTTAAGGGGTTATCAAACTGTACATGcagaatgcattttatttgcACCATTACTGCATTATTATAAGGTAATACATTGGGATTTGCACTGGCAGGTGGATTCAGAGAGAGGTCACAAAGGGACTCGATGGGACGGCAAATGACACACTGTGAGTGGAGGCGCGTTTGGATGGAGGATATGAAGCCATGGCGCTTTTCAGGGGCAGACCAGGAGTGGGTGGACGCTGCAGACCACCATCTTCATAGCAAAAGCCTGGCAGGGCTCCAGTCATTTCATTCCCCATCCACACTAAGCTGTTGTGGGTCGCCTTACTGGACACACTCATGTGACGCTCCTCTTCTATGTGTTCCACCTCTAACTCATCCTCTATCGGTTTGggaccaaagagccagtctgggAAATAGATACAATGACATAAGAATGCATTTTATGGTAATTTAATATTCACCTCACTTCACTTGAAGGAAAAAGAAACATTGTAGGAAAAGTAGACATAGGGAATTGTTCACTGTCTATAACAGCCacacaaatggaaaaaacaagGGAAATGATCAATTCCTGCTTTGTAGGGAGGACGTTACAAAGACAGAGACCACCACTGCTGTTACCTGCCAGGTCATGCATCAAATCTTTTATGAGATGCCCCACTATGGCGTATGTGGCCACAATGACCAAGGCCACTCCGACTACAATATAAACTACGTTGGGGGGCAGAGAAATGCTATCTCTTGCTGGGGGGATGTAATCCACAAAATAGGCATCTTCCCGGTGTTGTTTTGGCAATTGCAGGAGCTGCCGGTGGTCGAACAGGGTTTTCAGGGACACATCCCTTGTGTCCATATTGTAGCTGTGTGGTTTAGATGATACAGTCCTTTATGGCACTGTGATTACTAATCATAGGGTGGAATCATAAAGAGGAAGGGTAGGAGAagatttattatttgattttatgtttttctgatTGATTTACCACATTTTTTTAAGATCTCGTTATCAGAAgataatttgaaatatttcagATGCAAAACTTCCACAACCGCAGGAGTGCTCATGTTaatcttttgttcttttggTTACCTGTACAAGTTGCTCAAGTAGCTCAGAGTGAGACACAGTAGTAGAATATAGGACAGACAAAGTTAATAAGATTGAGTCTGTCACAAAGCAATATCAGCTTTCCATCTGTAGGGATTAGAGGTATGACTGAGGTGAGGGGGACAGTCATGCTCTAAAGAGGCTTAGGACCTCTGTTGCTTTGCTTTATTGTATCAAATACATCTGATACAACTTGTCATGGTTACAAAGTGCTATCAAATCATTTGAAGCCCCTATTAGATTTATCAATGACAATTTTCAGATCTTATGTCCTTCTCAATAACTAAATGCAATCATATATATTTGAGAatattaaactatttatttGTCTTCCATTGAAGGCTTCAGATGGCTTACCAGTTAattattctgcaaaataaaaaaacaaacaaacacatgatcAGGACAGGCACTTTGACTTTTGAATAAAGACAAACAGAATACATACCATTTCGATGGACTGGTCTATCCGTAGGGATCAGTTACTTCCAGAGGCTTCTTGGTTGTTCTCAGTTTTGGGTTCTGTCTTTTTCATAGAGAGCGCTTTAAACTCTGCAACGAGAAACCGCCATTCGATGAGAGTGAAGCAGACATTTGCAATGAGAATACACCAGGAGACAGGATGCATCCCAAAGTAGAAGGTGTCAGG is a genomic window containing:
- the LOC117385530 gene encoding uncharacterized protein LOC117385530, with amino-acid sequence MSETLGVPVNNLKVHFKEEDGTVFFESYVPPSRDAIHMPTYVLYLLIAVFIVLSVLYAIIGHLIKDLIHDCADCLFGAQPEEIEVNYCEAKDKFMADWCPETSPELEAMARAEEKNSFDKDFIRAPAIWIISDVVEARSSRSSPRVVFGKRT